Part of the Henckelia pumila isolate YLH828 chromosome 2, ASM3356847v2, whole genome shotgun sequence genome is shown below.
gtatcagagcatgcaaaagaattcttgggatttagtctcatcttgaggtatttttgtagatgtcaaatcgtgacgaccagagttctcatggcagtgttggtgggcgttggggtgatgccgaccgggagcctcgtcgagaacggcgtcatcgtcaccatgacgacgagcgtttcactgtgcgtcgattcttagctatgggtcctaagcccttagttggaggtgagtctccggaggatgcggagaactggttagaccccatggagacgacttttcagacttttcaatgcaccgatgagcagaaggtggagacccttggctatcttctggatgggcgtgcgcgcaggtggtggaggtttacttctgcaccttttgttgcggcgagaggagtggccacctgggccgagtttcgcacagctttccaaaagcggtattttcctcctgcactccgacagtcgaaggcaggcgagctactgagtctgcgacagggaaccatgtctatcgatgagtatcagcagaggttctttgatctgctatcctattgccccgagattgctgatagctcagagatgaagtataatctgttccttcagggccttaaccctgagatccatgaccgtgtggcggttggtgacgacatgtcctacgagggtttggtgagccgttgtcatcaggcagaggacagcattcggcggaacaggtctttccctcagtcgaggcctgctaattctttgggtccccgtgcccaaactttcaagaagtctggatcttcttcttcctctggttctggaggtattgtccgttacggtaagaaggagaagtgtgatcactgtaggaagaaccatccatccgacaagtgtcgtagagcttctggagcttgtttccgttgtggagagactggtcatatcggagggattgtccacagtctgggggaggcggttctggttctggttcaggatcgggttctcaggctatcgtacagcagaggtcgcagggacagtctgctgggagttctcatttgaggccacgagcttctggccaggtgtttaccctgagacatgatcaggcagtggaggagaatgagaaagtcatcgcaggtacatttatgctttatggtatacctgctcttgtacttattgacactggtgcatctcattccttcatttctgcacgttttgttaagaggcataagttaccatgcattgcactagacgtagtgatgtctgtttctactccgacgggccaatctgctttggctaagcgtctagtgatgggttgccctttagagttcgaagggaacgttctgttggcgaatctcatggtcctggcgatggacgactttgattgcattatgggaatagatgtgctgactacctatcgagcttcagtggactgctatcagagattagtacgctttcatccggaggggagtgagagctggtttttctatggtgagggagcgcgacccccgatgcctttggtatcagctttgagagcctgtcgagctctagagtctggcggggaaggctaccttatctatgcagttgatttgtccgctgagagtattgggatagagagcattcctgttgtggatgaatttccagatgtgtttcctgatgagattccgggttttcctcctgctagggaagtcgagtttggcatagagttgatgccgagtacttcgcctatttctagagcaccgtatcgtctggctccgtcagagatgcgtgagttgaagaatcagctacaggatcttttggacaaggggtacattcgtcctagtgtatctccttggggagctcctgttctcttcgtgaagaagaaggatgggtcgttgcggctgtgcattgactatcggcagctgaatcgagtcactgtgaagaacaagtatccgttgcctcgtattgatgacttgtttgaccagctgcagggcacatcagtttactccaagattgacttgagatctgggtatcatcagttgagagtccgtgatcaggacgtagccaagactgcattccgtactcgctatgggcattacgagttcctagtgatgccatttggtttgactaatgcgccggctatattcatggatctgatgaaccgtgtcttcagggagtacttggacaagtttgtcgtggtcttcattgacgacatcctggtttattcgcgtaatacggaagatcatgtttctcacttgcggttggtgctgcagactcttcgagatgagcagttgtacgccaagctgagcaagtgtgagttctggatggatagagtggtctttcttggccatatcatatccagggaggggatttctgttgatccaagcaagattgaagcggtacttaattggtcgcgtccgacaacggttgctgagatccgtagttttctgggtctagcagggtattatcgtcgcttcattctgaacttctctcagttagctcgaccgttgacgcagcttacccgcaagggtgtggattttgagtggtcctccgagtgtgaggagaatttccgtgagcttcgacggcggttgacttctgcgccggtgttagcattaccgtcaggatctggagggtatgtagtttacacggatgcttctcttcaggggttaggttgtgtcctgactcagaatgggcatgtgatcgcatacgcttctagacagctgaagcttcacgaggacaattacccagtccatgatttggaattggcagccattgtgttcgctttgaagatctggcgtcattatctgtatggcgagaaatttgagatcttcaccgaccataagagtctcaagtatttgttcactcaggcggagttgaacatgaggcagagacgttggatggacttgcttaaggactatgattgcgagattaagtaccatccgggagctgctaatctcaccgctgatgctttgagtcgcaaggtgcgactatccgcacttcagacttgttcgatgtctagtgcgatcagtgactgttgtacttcaggttttaccttcaagcataagaaaggtatgcagagtatccagatgtttgcgatattatctgagccagccttgtattcgcggatccgagatgctcagatgtctgattcaaatacccagcgtttagctcgtctagctaacgagggtagctcgtctggatttcattatcagtcagacggctttctgtgtttgtctggtaggcttgtgattccacaggatgaagagttgcgagaggagattttatctcaggcacatcgcactaagttgagtattcatcctgggagcaacaagatgtacaaggatctacgtactcgtttctggtggaagggaatgaaacgcagtgtttatcagtttgtttcaagatgtttggtgtgtcaacaggtcaaggcagagcaccgaagacctggaggattgcttcacagtctgcctattcctgaatggaaatgggagtttatcactatggactttgtgacccatttgccggtatccccgaggaactgtgatgctatctgggtgatggtggaccgactcaccaagtcagcgcatttcattgcctatagccgagagtactctgtggatcgcatggcacggatgtacattcaggagatcgtccgacttcatggagtgcctgtgagcattgtcagcgatcgggaccccaggtttacttctagattctgggggagtgttcagcgtgcgatgggtactactctcagtttgagtacagcctatcatccagagactgatggtcagtcagagcgcactatccgtacgttagaggatatgcttagagcgtgcgtcatggattttggttcagcctggcaggatcatttgccgttgatcgagttcgcttacaacaacagctatcacactagtattgggatgacaccttttgaggcgttgtatgggcgacgttgtcgtactccactcttctgggaagaagtgggggagagacaggctgaaggaccggagtttatccagcaggcgatagacattgttgatcagatcaagaaacggattaagactgcacaggatcgtcagaccagttatgctaatatcaagcgtaggcttttgcagttcgaggtcggggagaaagtgtttctgaaagtgtcacctttccgcaagattctcagatttggccttaagggcaagttgtctcccagatttatcggtccgtttgagatcttggagagcattggcgatttggcttatcaactagctttgccaccgcatctatccagcattcacgacgtgttccacgtatctctgttgcgacggtatgtggcggatgaatttcatattctgcagcgatctgaggttcaggtagacaaggacttgacttatgttgagaaacctcttcgcatccttgattataaggataaggttttacgaaacaaagtcattcctttggttttagttcagtggcagcgccgaggcactgaggaagccacttgggagcttgaggacaggatgcgtaaagaccatcctgagttgttttgatttcattctttaagttgtattcagttgcaaactctgtaaacgtttgattgaataaagaatgtttctgatttctgtattttacattaggtacttaagatctgatttcgaggacgaaatatcttaagtgggggagaatgtagtagcccgtaccctaattgattaattaaaggattaattctaattaattaaattaggcatcggacggatcggaagctccgaaggcacgatcggaagctccgaacaggatcggaagctccgatgagcgatcggaggcaccgatcgatattacatcaggcatgacgtgtggttggatcggaagctccgatcaggaccggaagctccgatcacccctatccggagtcaacaagtgatattttgacacgtggcagatcaggatcttcggaagctccgatggcaggatcggacgttccgatcgaggttcggacgttccgatcaaggatcggaagttccgatcgttgtctgtaaatagaaggccgagacttcactttcatttgccaattccgagttctcctttcctttctagtccttttggagctgttctagtcttcttaggcttggtccggaggtcggagaggcgttcggtagtcgtagcagagttgtccccaagttctggaggcatcgacatcaaagggctaacgacagacgaaggtatagcttttgctccctataaatatttaggagtatgcaatagcttagttaaggcttttagagcactttaatgatagtagtatcttttggcagtgtagagcagactataggcgtggacctagagttggtagagcttgcactattttgaggtacgaaagtactgttcgagatatcctgactgagtatgcatgtattatgtgactgcatgatttatatgccatgatattatgcttcattcatttgcatcttgctgtatctccttcgagatgtctgttagtagggttgtaccctatcctgttagtggatggacttccatcgatttgtgttcggcgtatccacgattatctcggtatgggagccacctcctgaagcgacggcacaacgtgctacataccagggcccggtctgtctctgttatctgatccttgacctcgagtctataggagttcactttgcatgcatgtatactcatactctcgcactgagcgttttatgctcacgtctcgtactctgtattttctggacaccctattccatggggcaggtttgcgattggacgaggagggtggatccaggaggggctagtcagtggttggccagctggagcttcttctaggctttattactgttgttttgggtttatacagctattcgatttggttgtatatttttggataattacagattcctttacttgggattgtataatgttattggtttccgcagttttattctgatatctgtttaattaagttaattgcatgcataagttctgtttagtaggtgatccgggtaagggtcactacataaccTACCCGTCAAATGAAAAgttaattgtatatatatgttgCAGTTAAAGAAGACGTTGCTGCAATAATACTTGCTTGGTGTGGCATGCTTTCTTGTTTTCGTTTTTGTTCtcgttctgttttttttttttttcaattttgtcattttttccGTTTTTactcaattcctcctctgtttTAGACAAATTTGGAGCAGAATTTATGGTGGTACAATCTGATATCAGTGGCAAAATAGCAGTAAGATATTCTCCATACTTGATATATTCTTGTAGGTTAAGTTGATGTCAATTTTTGTTGGATGCCAAGGCTGATGTTATCTATTCATTAACTTTTCACAGGTTGGAATCTAAGTAATGTTAATCTTTGAAATACATTTTAGGTGACTTTTGTCCAAATTCTCCAAACAGCAGGTTCAACGAGGGAGGACTCAACTACTTGGGCAACCCAAGCTTGGTGCATGCTCAGAGCATCttgtttattagatatttaatatTCTATAATATATCCCTTTGTTGTaacatattaaataaatatatatatatatatatacatggatATATATAGATTTCAGCAACCCTAATTTCTCTTGATATCTGGATTTTGGATAATAACGCTTGAAGAATTAGTTTCTGTTCTCATGCCACAAACAAACGTACAATCAGGATTTTTGGTACTTTTCAGTTTTAATGGTCAAGGAAGAGTAAGTATTTTGTGTCGAGATTCTTCGTCCTTTGTCAATCGCGATCATGATGCGGATGACTTCAGGCATCCTCTTGATAGACAAGTAATTCCTGAATCTGGTCGCCACTTTTATTTTGACAAGATGTTTCAATTCATATTTTGAGATTTTCATGTGTTGTCTGTGTTTTTCATGTGGATTTTTAGTCAAAATACGTTGCTTTTGAGAGCAATTACTGGGTTAAACGCAATTGGAAAATCTTTTGTTGGGTAAAGGAATTTCTTTCTGCCGTGATACTTTGTTTTACAGTTTATTTGCTAGTGTAAACTTGAGAATGACAGTTTGTTTCCgatgatttgtttttttaatgcaGGAACTATTGTAGAGCAAGTCACGCTTCTAGAGAATATAGAGATATATGTTCTTGTAGCTGAAAATAAGATCATCGGATTCAATAAACACTAGTTCTTCTACATATAGGCCAGATATGGGCATGTTTGGATTCTGATAATTAGAATATTGGTCGTTATGGATGTTCTTATGCGCTCATATATTGGCAACAAATATTGTAGGAAGATTCTCGTGGGttcttttatatgttttatgtttttcatGCGTAACTAAACTTTGACTAAAAGATTGTGCTACAGGTTTATGTAATGCCGGTATTTGACTTGTTTGAGAGGACGATTTTGAAGAGATTTAGCATCACCCCTTCTGGATTTGTGCTTAGCGATGTAGGTGAGAATCTTATCATGGTTTAAATATTTGCAGCTTTTACCCTTTTCATTGTTGTGACATTCCCTTTCTTTGGTGATCTTCTTAGATTCTTTGTTTGATTTGGATTGCCCCAACTTCTTACTTTGTGAGCCAGCCCTCCGAATTAATACTCTGTTTATGCATTGTGAGCCAGCCCTCTGAGAAGTACATAAAACATACAAATTCTCATTTACTAACTTTTTaagatatataaaataaaatactaattaataaatatatctaTCTGTGTATATACGTAGCATTGTGATACTCTCGTGATTCACGTAAAACTTCCCAGGATTTATCCAAGTACGTGTTTCATTTCCCATTGGTGACCCAAAACAGGATGTCAGGTTTCATGTGGGAATTATTTGGGTATGAGATTCTTGCTCTTGCTCTTGCTCTTGCTCTTGCTTTATTGCTGTTTTTGGAGAATATCTGAATTTGTTCCTTTTCTGGGTGGTTTTAAATTACGTTTTTTGtgtttaatttcaaataaaagcTTTAAGAAATGTTGTAAAAGACATGTTTCTATGGGTAGGTGGATACGGGTTTTCATAGAAGGGAATTCTCCTGATTTTCTTGAAGCATTGAGTTTACAATGTGTtcagaatttaatttatttggcattTAATTATATCTAATATAACAAGGAACTTAAATTTATATCCTAGTTAGCACAAGCATTTTCATGTTTGGCAGCTTTGTAGAttgctaatatatatatacattgtgGGGTGTGAGTAGATCGATAGCAACACTGAAAAATTCGATGTGGATGGAGATGGATTTATAACTCCAGATGAACTTAGAATGCTTAGTATTTGTGTTTATCCCTTTTAAGTCACTTTACTTTATGCAAAGAACCAAATATATAGAGACATCATCACAATCATATGCTACGAGGTTGGACTGATCCAATGCTTTAAAAATAGTTGACGTTGCAATATGTTATGACATTAGACAATCAGCATGAAGTATCTATTCTTACACCAttcacaaaatataaaaattttgtgaaaatatgTTGTCGTTTGATTTAAATTAAAGCCTCAACTTGTGCTCTTTTGTTGCATGGTAACACACGTGTCTGAGGAACTCGGTTGATCCGCAAATATCGACGAAGATGGGAAAATCAGCTTATCAGAGTTCTGTAGTCTTCTAAGAGCTTTTTTTGTTTTGAACATTTTTCTAAGATCTTTTTAGTGGTTGTGTTGCTTgacttttgttttattaatgtCATTTGTAGTCATTTTATTggttgttttaaaaaatttttatagtattgtaaatattattttcgAACGTTGgcaaattgtatattaaattttatttttgaattttctattttaaattatttgtaaTACTAGCTATTgtgtatttaaatttttttttgttttttatctaaaaaaagacaacgtttttaaaCCGTTGTTGTAGGctttttaaaactgttgttaaaTACTGTGTTATTAAAGGGGTATTCAAagacaacggtgaaaaaccgttgtctttgaaagCAAAGACATCGGTTTtacaacggtgaaaaaccgttgtctttgactctaaagacaacggtttttcaccgttgtctTTAAGCACCCCCTTTAACAACATAGTCTTTAATAACAGTTTTGAAAGGTCTACGACAACGATTTTTCACCGTTGTCTTtagccttttttcttgtagtggttTTTGCCTCATCATCttagaatattaaaattaaaatataagggACTTacataaatttgatttttgttcttGCGTTTGATTCAAGTTTGACTAATAAATCAgtgttaaaaaataataacattatttctatttatcattttattttaatcgAATATCTTTtctatttaataaaacatgatccTATTAGAAAAATCAATGTTTGGTGTCATGGTGTAGCaaggaaaaatttcaaaaatagtgTTGTCATTATTATACTTAATCAACTATCATTTGGGATAAATTCGGAAATTGGTGACTTATTTCGTGCAAAAGCACCCCAATTATGTAATGATTAACGGATTggtttcaaatttaaaatttaaacaacgGATGATAAACGTGGTCAAGTGTATGCGAAATAGTAGGGATTAATTTCATTCCAAATCCCGACTATCTAACGGTTAATTATTTCAGGATTTATTTCGTTCCAAACCTTCAttaacttttatttatttcatataaTAATTTTAGATTTTCCTTTACTGATTCATTTTTACAAGTGGAGTTTATTCTTCCTAATCTGATTGAAAAAATAGATTTATAGGTTTATCATCTTACGTCATTAtaatttttaacaaattttGCTTCGTTTCTAATAATCTGTTTTTGCGTGCAGATTAATAGTTCAaccatcactacaagaaaaatgctcaTCAACAACGGctaaaaaccgttgtcatagGCCCCTAAAAACTGTTGTTAAAAGCAGTGTTGTTAAAAGTggcgctcatagacaacggtgaaaaaccgcTATTTTTTGGTCTACGACAATGGTTTTGCAACATTTTTTCACCGTTGTGTTTTTGCGCATTTGACAACAGTTTGACAACAACTttaaactgttgtctttgagtGATATAGACAACAGTTTTGTAACGTTTTTTAACTGATGTCTTTGGGTGCAATAAACAACACTTTTACAACAAAtaaaaatcgttgtctttttttggataaaaaacaaaaaaaaattaaaattaaatacacaatttttcaaaattataaatcatttaaaatataaaattcaaaaataaaatttaatacataattgttcaatatttgaaaataatatttaaaaaattctaCAGTTgaatcatttaaattttttggaaCCTTTTCCAACTCTTCCTGAACTTGGAACTTCTTGTCCTACATGGATTCCAAGTTCTCCGGCAGGCACCTCCTCTTCAAGATCCGCCCAAGCTCGGATTCCATTCCATGGCTTGTCGGGTACTGCCAAGGTTGTGCCACTACTGTCGCCGCGTGTGGCCTCATCATTTGGGGACTTGCTTCCTTCTTTTGATGTGTTTCAAAAAAGGCTTCATGCTTCTCTGAAAACCTTCGTTGGCAAATCCAAATCAATAATCCTGAATCTCTGTAAAATAGTTGCCAAATCAAGAGTTCCGTGAGCCAAAACTGACACTTAGCTTATAAGAAAATACGGTCCTTAAAAAATTATAGTCAACACAAACTTATTCCAATTTAAACATGGATAATCAAACTTAGACTAATGTCTCTCACTTTTCATGGGGAAAcaggaaaataaaaaaactcagcAACTCTAAGACAGGAACGCATCATAACAATCTTTTCTCAGTTGTA
Proteins encoded:
- the LOC140877119 gene encoding uncharacterized protein, which translates into the protein MCKDLKFQEDKFGAEFMVVQSDISGKIAVTFVQILQTAGSTREDSTTWATQACFNGQGRVSILCRDSSSFVNRDHDADDFRHPLDRQSKYVAFESNYWVKRNWKIFCWVKEFLSAVILCFTVYLLV